The following proteins come from a genomic window of Sorex araneus isolate mSorAra2 chromosome 1, mSorAra2.pri, whole genome shotgun sequence:
- the RBM48 gene encoding RNA-binding protein 48 isoform X1: protein MAFLGREVGTVLSHHVQKAVCDSRATYREGRRPRAVKVYTVNLESKYLLIQGVPAVGAMKELVERFALYGAIEQYNALDEYPAEDFTEVYLIKFMRLQSARMAKRKMDEQSFFGGLLHVCYAPEFETVEETRKKLSERKAYITKVTQNNELKDTRGSPQDFQKAETSEFSADTSKNPGNSNPCLPYSCELPLCYFSSQCKCSSMEHVNRAPESSYSRTARHCNNGGSVQRKQTKNSSVACPRAQVAASPSEAVDRFMPRTTQLQERKRRREDDRKRGAFPETSTSSSDVMIGPRLPDIPKVDLHDDSLNTTANIIRNKLKEVISAVPESPGDSLEDVSISHPVKQRRRI, encoded by the exons ATGGCGTTCCTTGGCCGCGAAGTTGGGACTGTACTGAGCCATCACGTCCAGAAGGCTGTGTGTGACTCGCGGGCCACGTATCGGGAGGGGCGACGGCCTCGAGCGGTCAAG GTATATACAGTCAATTTGGAATCCAAATACTTATTAATACAAGGAGTACCTGCAGTGGGAGCAATGAAGGAATTAGTTGAGCGATTTGCTCTGTATGGTGCAATTGAACAGTATAATGCTCTAGATGAATATCCAGCAGAAGACTTTACAGAAGTTTATCTTATTAAGTTTATGCGTTTGCAAAGTGCAAG GATGGCCAAGAGAAAAATGGATGAACAGAGTTTCTTTGGTGGACTGCTTCATGTATGCTATGCTCCAGAATTTGAGACAGttgaagaaactagaaaaaaattaagtgagagGAAGGCTTATATAACAAAAGTTACCCAAAATAACG AGCTTAAAGACACAAGAGGTTCTCCACAGGACTTTCAGAAAGCTGAAACATCTGAATTTAGTGCAGACACTTCGAAAAATCCTGGGAACTCAAATCCCTGCCTCCCGTATTCTTGTGAACTGCCTTTATGTTATTTCTCCTCACAATGCAAGTGTTCATCAATGGAGCATGTGAACAGAGCACCTGAGTCCTCGTACAGCAGGACAGCCAGGCATTGTAATAACGGTGGCTCTGTGcagagaaaacagacaaaaaacagCTCAGTAGCCTGCCCACGGGCACAAGTGGCGGCTTCTCCTTCAGAGGCGGTGGACAGGTTTATGCCGAGGACAACACAGCTGCAAGAGcggaaaaggagaagagaagatgACCGCAAACGTGGGGCTTTTCCTGAAACAAGCACCAGCAGCAGTGACGTTATGATTGGGCCTCGGCTGCCGGACATCCCGAAGGTGGATCTGCATGACGACTCCTTGAATACAACGGCAAATATCATTCGGAATAAATTGAAAGag gtCATTTCAGCTGTGCCAGAGTCTCCAGGGGACAGTTTGGAAGATGTGAGCATAAGTCATCCAgtaaaacaaagaagaagaatatAG
- the LOC101549521 gene encoding calaxin-like gives MDRKSVQKLVGSIGSTITSFTKNELECLVKLFHSFVKSNDVRPDIVGLDRVAFRRILHSIFGMTDDNLMNRVFFAFDKDKDNFINVKEWVKGLSVFLRGTFEEKLKFCFEAYYLNGDGYISREQIFDMLKNSLNQLSNEEESYEGIEELVDITLKKMDYDNDGKISFADFEKAVKEERLLLEVFGPCLPEAKNCLEFETLAFKHILTSGF, from the exons ATGGACCGGAAGTCTGTACAGAAGCTAGTGGGATCCATTGGTAGTACTATCACGAGCT tcacaaaaaatGAACTAGAGTGTTTGGTCAAACTTTTTCACAGCTTTGTAAAATCAAATGATGTAAGACCTGATATTGTTGGACTAGATCGTGTTGCATTTCGAAGGATCCTGCACAGCATATTTGGAATGACCGATGATAATCTAATGAACCGGG tattttttgcttttgacaAAGACAAGGATAATTTCATAAATGTAAAAGAGTGGGTTAAAGGATTGTCAGTGTTTCTTCGAGGAACTTTTGAAGAAAAGCTAAAGT TCTGTTTTGAAGCATACTATTTGAATGGTGATGGCTACATTTCTCGAGAGCAAATATTTGACATGCTGAAGAACAGTTTAAACCAACTATCAAATGAAGAAGAGAGTTATGAAGGCATAGAAGAGCTGGTTGATATAACACTGAAGAAAATg GATTATGACAATGATGGCAAGATATCTTTTGCTGACTTTGAAAAAGCAGTGAAAGAAGAGAGGCTTTTGTTGGAGGTATTTGGACCATGTTTACCAGAAGCAAAG AATTGTCTTGAATTTGAAACTCTAGCATTCAAACACATTCTGACATCTGGTTTTTGA
- the RBM48 gene encoding RNA-binding protein 48 isoform X2 has protein sequence MNIQQKTLQKFILLSLCVCKVQELKDTRGSPQDFQKAETSEFSADTSKNPGNSNPCLPYSCELPLCYFSSQCKCSSMEHVNRAPESSYSRTARHCNNGGSVQRKQTKNSSVACPRAQVAASPSEAVDRFMPRTTQLQERKRRREDDRKRGAFPETSTSSSDVMIGPRLPDIPKVDLHDDSLNTTANIIRNKLKEVISAVPESPGDSLEDVSISHPVKQRRRI, from the exons ATGAATATCCAGCAGAAGACTTTACAGAAGTTTATCTTATTAAGTTTATGCGTTTGCAAAGTGCAAG AGCTTAAAGACACAAGAGGTTCTCCACAGGACTTTCAGAAAGCTGAAACATCTGAATTTAGTGCAGACACTTCGAAAAATCCTGGGAACTCAAATCCCTGCCTCCCGTATTCTTGTGAACTGCCTTTATGTTATTTCTCCTCACAATGCAAGTGTTCATCAATGGAGCATGTGAACAGAGCACCTGAGTCCTCGTACAGCAGGACAGCCAGGCATTGTAATAACGGTGGCTCTGTGcagagaaaacagacaaaaaacagCTCAGTAGCCTGCCCACGGGCACAAGTGGCGGCTTCTCCTTCAGAGGCGGTGGACAGGTTTATGCCGAGGACAACACAGCTGCAAGAGcggaaaaggagaagagaagatgACCGCAAACGTGGGGCTTTTCCTGAAACAAGCACCAGCAGCAGTGACGTTATGATTGGGCCTCGGCTGCCGGACATCCCGAAGGTGGATCTGCATGACGACTCCTTGAATACAACGGCAAATATCATTCGGAATAAATTGAAAGag gtCATTTCAGCTGTGCCAGAGTCTCCAGGGGACAGTTTGGAAGATGTGAGCATAAGTCATCCAgtaaaacaaagaagaagaatatAG